From Salvelinus namaycush isolate Seneca chromosome 27, SaNama_1.0, whole genome shotgun sequence, the proteins below share one genomic window:
- the cckb gene encoding cholecystokinin — protein MTAGLCVCVLLVVLSTSCLGRPQSSPPLQEGDPAMPPSSEARLEAYAHFLSKPRLRQTRSAPLDNTVPYTAEEDGDSRANLSELLARLISSRKGSIRKNSTVNSRASGLSANHRIKDRDYNGWMDFGRRSAEEYEYSL, from the exons aTGACggcagggttgtgtgtgtgtgttctgttggtGGTCCTGTCCACTAGCTGTTTGGGACGACCCCagtcctctccccccctccaagAGGGCGACCCTGCCATGCCCCCTTCCTCTGAAG CACGTCTTGAAGCCTACGCCCACTTCCTCTCCAAGCCACGCCTCAGACAGACACGCTCCGCCCCTTTGGACAATACCGTCCCATATACGGCAGAAGAAGATGGAGACTCCAGAGCCAACCTCAGTGAATTGTTGGCTAGACTCATCTCCTCACGGaaag gtTCTATCCGTAAGAACTCAACAGTGAACAGCAGAGCTAGCGGTCTCAGTGCTAACCACCGGATAAAAGACCGAGACTACAATGGGTGGATGGACTTCGGCCGCCGCAGTGCAGAAGAGTACGAGTACTCCTTGTAA